Genomic segment of Halarchaeum grantii:
CACTGATGACGATGAGCGAGATCTACGATCGTGATTTCGACGAGGACGTCCAGTGCGGTCCAACTGATCCCTGTCCCGAGTGTGGTGGGCAGGTCAGAACGAACACGGCCGAAACCGTCTGTGACGACTGTGGCCTCATCATCGGCGAGCAGGCAATCGACCGCGGGCCAGAGTGGCACGTCGACGAGGGCGCCGACACGGCGAAGCGAACCGGCGCGGCACTCACGCCCGCCCGCCACGATCGCGGCCTCTCGACGGAGATCGGGACGCACCAGGACGCGAACGGTAACACCCTCTATGGCGAGACGCGTCGCCGCCTGTCCCGGCTCCGCCGTGAACACGCACGCAGTCGCTGGCGATCCAAACAGGAACGCAACCTCGGGCATGGCCTGACAGAGATCCGGCGGATCGCGAGTGCACTCGGCCTGAGCGACTCGGTACGCGATCAGGCGTGTCAGCTGTTCCGAACGGCGCAGGACCAGCACC
This window contains:
- a CDS encoding transcription initiation factor IIB gives rise to the protein MTMSEIYDRDFDEDVQCGPTDPCPECGGQVRTNTAETVCDDCGLIIGEQAIDRGPEWHVDEGADTAKRTGAALTPARHDRGLSTEIGTHQDANGNTLYGETRRRLSRLRREHARSRWRSKQERNLGHGLTEIRRIASALGLSDSVRDQACQLFRTAQDQHLLPGRSIEAMAAASVYGACRCNGQSWLIADVAPMAQVGQERVANAYRVLNEELGLPTSPIQPTQFVPRLASELGCTDAVRRRAEQLAEQAIDAGVTTGVHPAGFAAGCLYLAACAHDAPLTQADAAAVADVTVETVRSHRDRLLSVVE